The nucleotide sequence GAGGACTCGACGAACCTTCCACCAAGGCAATGTGTGGCGAAGAAGACGTGGTTCGATCTACCGCGGAATTCCCGGGCGCAATCACCGTCTCCTCGAAATGCCGATCCATCGAATTAGGTGGAGTTGCGTTGCTCATACAGTGTTTTAGAAAGCCTCTCGCAATTCTAGCGGAGCATCCCTCCGTCGATTTATATTAACGTCTTCGACTTCAATAGGCGAATCTTAAAACGCCCCACATTATTAAATTGTCAGACGTGGGCTAAGCTCGAATTGCCCAGGCAAGCGGGGCATCCAAAATCACCCCCGTTGATTAAGTATTACCGGCAGCAATTCTCCCCTCAAGGGACAGCTGCTGCGAAAGCCTGGAGCGGACCTATTCCTTTTAGTAACGCTTACTCGAAAAGACACGCAGATGGTTCAAAATGTTCCTCCTTCTTTCGAAACTCTCCGCCAGAAACTCGAGGATCAAACGGCCATCGTGGGTGTCATCGGCATGGGATACGTGGGGCTACCCCTCGTAAAAACCTTTGCCGACTGTGGTTATCGCTGCCTTGGATTCGATACCGATCCTGCCAAGGTTGAAAAGCTGACCCGGGGGGAAAGCTACATCAAACATATCGCCGGCGAATGGATCGCGACGAATGTTAAGATGGGACGTTTTTCGGCGACTACCGATACTGTACGCATGGCGGAAGCGGATGTTCTGTTGATTTGCGTACCAACTCCGCTGGACAGTTCTCGTGACCCAGACTTGAAGTATGTCGAACGAACCGCGGAAGCGATCGCCCAATCACTACGGCCAGGTCAGTTGGTCGTTCTCGAAAGCACGACCTACCCGAGTACGACGAAGGATATCGTCCTGCCGATTCTTGAAAAGTCTAGTCTGAAGCCCGGAATTGATTTCTTCGTCGCCTATAGTCCCGAGCGCGAAGACCCCGGCAATCCGAAGTTCACCGCCGCCAACATCCCGAAAGTGATCGGCGGGCTGGAAGAGTACAGTTTGCAGCTGGCTTGTCAGCTCTATCAAAAGGCGATCGTCGAGATCATCCCAGTCAGCAGCCTGGAAGTTGCCGAGGCCTGTAAGATCCTCGAGAACACCTATCGCGCTGTGAACATTGCGATGGTGAACGAACTGAAAGTGCTCTTCGATCGCATGAACCTCGACCTATGGGAGGTGATCGAAGCCGCGAAGACAAAGCCATTCGGGTTTCAGGCCTTCTATCCTGGGCCTGGCCTGGGTGGCCACTGCATCCCAATCGATCCGTTTTATTTGAGTTGGCTCGCCCGCAAGGAAGGGATGCCGACGCGATTCATCGAACTCGCCGGCGAGATCAACACCAGCATGCCGCAGTTCGTCGTCCAGAAGCTGATGCTGGCCCTGAACGAGCAGGAAAAGGCGATCCGCGGCAGCAACATTCTGATGCTGGGGGTGGCGTACAAACCGAACGTCGACGATCCCCGCGAAAGCCCTGCCTTCGCCATCATGGAATTGCTGGAACCGCTGGGCGCCAACATCTCTTACAACGACCCCTACATCCCGCAGTTGCCATCGATGCGAAGCTTCGAGTTCTCAAAGAAGCAAAGCGTCGAGCTGAGTCCAGAAACGCTGGCGGCGGCCGATGTCGTGCTGATTGTCACCAATCACAACGACTACGACTGGGAGTTCATTGCGAAGCACTCGAAGCTAATCGTCGACACCCGGAACGCGCTGGTCAACATCGCCGACCGCAGCAACATTCGCAAAGCTTAGTCGCATTTGCTGGCCAGCGACGGGCGGAGATCGGTGCCCAAGAAATCACTTCCGCGCCGTCGAACCAGGGGAGCATTGATCCCCCTGGGATGTATACTAAAGAGCTGCCTGCTTCACTTGCTTTGGTTCGGACGCTGGGAATCCGCACGATGAAACGAACGAAGATTCCATTCTTGACGACGCTTTGCCTGGTTCTGATTGCCTTCGGCGGAAGTCTCGCCATGGCTCAGACCAGCACGTTCAACCAGCGGCAAACGAGCCATGTCTGGAAGAGCAAGCACGGCAACTTTCAGTTCAATGGCAAGGCGACCAAGAAGGAAGGGAACTACGTCACCTTCCGCACGACCGACAACTTCGAGATCACGCTGCCGGTGAAGTACCTCAGCGACGAAGATCTGGCGTATCTCAAGTATCTGGAAGGAAGCGGTCCGCTGCCGCCAGGCATCACCGCTGCCGCTGGGAGTTCTTCGCCAGGCACGACACCTCCGACCGGCGGCATGGCTAACAACGCAGGTCCCTCGACCGACGATACCGCCATGAACGAGGGCACGACTGATCCAGCCGAACCGATGCCAACCGAACCCGAAACGGGCGATCCGACACAGTCGTACGCGCCTGGGGCTTCGGTCGATGTGATGGTTGATGGAAAGTGGTATCCGGGCAGGGTGATTGTGGTCCGCCCAAGCGACAACCATTACTACGTGACGTTCAACATGAACGGCCAGGGACGCCCGGCCTGGATCGCTGCGACGGAGCTTCGTCCACAGAAAGCAGCAACTACGTCCGACACTTCTCCCATGCCTGGCAGCAGTGACGAACCGCTCGAATCGTTCGACTTCAAGGGGATCCCCGTCACCGCGAAGCAAGAGATCGGCTACGACGTCGGTCCCATGCGAGAAGGGGACACTCTCAAACTTCGATACGTCTCTGGCAAGTGGAAGTCTTGGGGGAACCTGGCTTCGGAATCGCCTGACGCCGACGCACCGGCCGGCGGTGATAAGGTCCGCATGGCAATCTGTTCGATCAGCGGAGGCAATCAGGTCCAAACCCTGACGCTGGTCCCTGGCGGAACGGCCGATACGCCGTTTACCTGGCAAGCCGACAAGGATTACGAGAAGATCATTCTGCAGATCAACGATCCCGATAAAACATTTGCCGACAATCCCGAACGGGGCGTGACATATGCGATCGCGATCGAAAGGGCAGGGTCGTAGCGTTTCCGATCGTATAGTGCCGAGTAAAGGCCCTGTCTGTTAACGGGCCTTCAGCGTGAACGGCTCGAGCGAGTTCTCACCTTCGTGGATTTCAATCTTGGCAACCGGTTTCTGCGGATTCCGGTAGCGACCTTGGAATCGGTCGTCACCTTCGATTAGCGCACCGTCGTCCATCACCTTCTTGGGCCACATCAGGGTTACCAAGTAATTGCCCGGCGTGGCGACTTCCAGCTTGAACGAACCATCGTTGATCGTTCGGGCCGAAGCGGCAGCGACCTCCGTTTCCTGTCCTTCGTTGTAGAGCAGAACGTAGGCCCCGTCTGCCTCTTTATCGTTGATCAGTACCTTGCCAGTCACCAGGATCTTCTCGGGCGGGCTCGAACAGCCTCCCAGAAAGATCGTGACCAGAAGGATGACTGCCGCCGAGACCGATGCCGGGGCAGCCCATTGCTTCAAACTACTCTTCACCGACCACCTCGCCACTGTCGCGGGAAGCCATGAAAAGCAGAACGCGCGGGGGGGTGCTTTCCGTGAAGAACCGGACGCTGCCATCCCCCATGCCAACATTGGCACCGCTAGGATGGAACGCGAAAAGTCCCTGCGAGTTGTTGCAGTTGACGGCACACTGCGAACCCGCAGGCGTGGTTCCGGTCGGATAGGTCGTCGGCGAGTAATTGTCGTAGGTCTGCAATCGGAACGCACACCATCCAAGCCACGAGCCCCAGGCCCCTGGCTGATCCATCGTGCGATCTGTATCAGGCATCGGCATGCCAACACCTTTCACATAATGCTTATCCCAGCCGGCGTGTTCCATCAGCATGGTGGTGTTCGACAAGCCGTCGGTGACCTGGGCCATCTTTGGGAAGTTTCCGGCGAAGATCGGCGTGGGGGATTCGCCACTGGTCGAAACGAGGTTATAGGCCGCCGACCAGATGATATGGTTCACCCAGTAATCGAGTGCCCGCCCGGTCAGGATGTTCGGGTCGGTCTCGTCTGACGTATCCCCGGACGTGGTGAAGAAATTGCCGTAGTTGGAATTCCGCAGCTTCACCAGGTCGTTGTTAGGATTCGACGGACAGTGAATGATCGGAATGTCGAGGTTCTGAATCGTCTGATGTGCCGGCGCGGCAAAACCACCTTCCAGATCGCGATCGAACATGGCGTCGACATTGCCTTGTTCCAGGAACGCCAGCAAGCCGACCATATGGCCAAACTTCTTGGTACCGCTTGAAAGGCGAGCGGTCGGGAACGAGCCAAACACATCGTGATAGTTGTGGCAGGCCAATGCCATCTGACGCAGATTGTTCGAGCACTGCATCCGGCGAGCTGCCTCGCGAGCTTGCTGCACGGCAGGTAAGAGCAGGGCGATCAAGATTCCGATGATCGCAATCACGACCAACAGTTCAACGAGGGTAAAACCTCGGGCTTTTTGCATCTGTCTTGTTCCGGGGGAGAGCTTTGCCAAAGAATCAGCCCGCACAGATGCAATTTGCATACCAGCAGGGTCGCAAAGATTCTCAACGATAAATCCCCGAGAAAAGCCATACCTTCAAAATTCGACGCAACGTAACAATGTCGACGTACACGACACGCCTGTCGTACGGAGCGACATTCCGAAGTATCCGGGGGAAATACGCCCCGCTGAGTGACGGCTTGTCAAACGATCGGCTTTGAAGCCTGTGATCTGTTAAGGAACGACTGGCAAAATGCCGCTAGCAATCAGTCATTCGCGCAGCAAAAGGGCCGCGCGAGGTAACGCGGCCTTTTCGTGAAATCGAGCCAAGCCAGCCAGCGAATGCTTAGGCAGCGCGGCGAACCGTGCTGGTAGTCATCGCTTCGATCTGGGCCTTGCGGTATCGGCCGAAGCTCAACGATCCGTTGGCGGCCTGGACTTCCCACAGCACGAGGCTCTGCTCGTTGAGCATGCGTGGAATCCATGAGATCGCCTGGCGGACGCTTTCG is from Bremerella sp. JC817 and encodes:
- a CDS encoding nucleotide sugar dehydrogenase is translated as MVQNVPPSFETLRQKLEDQTAIVGVIGMGYVGLPLVKTFADCGYRCLGFDTDPAKVEKLTRGESYIKHIAGEWIATNVKMGRFSATTDTVRMAEADVLLICVPTPLDSSRDPDLKYVERTAEAIAQSLRPGQLVVLESTTYPSTTKDIVLPILEKSSLKPGIDFFVAYSPEREDPGNPKFTAANIPKVIGGLEEYSLQLACQLYQKAIVEIIPVSSLEVAEACKILENTYRAVNIAMVNELKVLFDRMNLDLWEVIEAAKTKPFGFQAFYPGPGLGGHCIPIDPFYLSWLARKEGMPTRFIELAGEINTSMPQFVVQKLMLALNEQEKAIRGSNILMLGVAYKPNVDDPRESPAFAIMELLEPLGANISYNDPYIPQLPSMRSFEFSKKQSVELSPETLAAADVVLIVTNHNDYDWEFIAKHSKLIVDTRNALVNIADRSNIRKA
- a CDS encoding DUF1559 domain-containing protein, which codes for MQKARGFTLVELLVVIAIIGILIALLLPAVQQAREAARRMQCSNNLRQMALACHNYHDVFGSFPTARLSSGTKKFGHMVGLLAFLEQGNVDAMFDRDLEGGFAAPAHQTIQNLDIPIIHCPSNPNNDLVKLRNSNYGNFFTTSGDTSDETDPNILTGRALDYWVNHIIWSAAYNLVSTSGESPTPIFAGNFPKMAQVTDGLSNTTMLMEHAGWDKHYVKGVGMPMPDTDRTMDQPGAWGSWLGWCAFRLQTYDNYSPTTYPTGTTPAGSQCAVNCNNSQGLFAFHPSGANVGMGDGSVRFFTESTPPRVLLFMASRDSGEVVGEE